From a single Cnuibacter physcomitrellae genomic region:
- a CDS encoding mannitol-1-phosphate 5-dehydrogenase, with the protein MKAVHFGAGNIGRGFVGLILHRAGYEVVFADVNASLIDALAAADSYVVHEVGEQGSTETVTGFRAINSATHEEAVVAEIATADVVTCAVGPTVLRFIAPVIARGLAARSSALPPVTVMACENAINATDALKAEITSALVPDVSALSRAVFANTAVDRIVPNQAPDAGLDVTVEDFFEWAIESGPFDAAVPDIPDAHFVPDLAPYIERKLFTVNTGHATLAYAAWVEGASTLSEALAVPSVFAAVKGVLQETKALLVAKHEFDPATQEAYLEKNLIRFANPYLTDTPERVGRQPLRKLSRHERFIGPAAELAERGLPFTALLTAVADALRFDPASDPQSAELATLLGTLSAEEFTAQVTGLEESHPLFPHVVSTVAAVQSAR; encoded by the coding sequence ATGAAAGCGGTGCACTTCGGCGCCGGCAACATCGGCCGCGGATTCGTCGGGCTGATCCTCCACCGGGCGGGATACGAGGTGGTGTTCGCCGACGTGAACGCGTCGCTCATCGACGCCCTCGCGGCGGCCGACAGCTACGTCGTGCACGAGGTGGGCGAGCAGGGATCCACCGAGACCGTCACCGGCTTCCGTGCGATCAACAGCGCCACCCACGAGGAGGCGGTGGTCGCCGAGATCGCGACCGCCGACGTCGTGACGTGCGCCGTGGGTCCGACGGTGCTCCGCTTCATCGCCCCGGTGATCGCGCGGGGTCTCGCCGCGCGATCGTCCGCGCTCCCGCCCGTGACGGTGATGGCGTGCGAGAACGCCATCAACGCCACGGATGCGCTGAAGGCGGAGATCACGTCGGCCCTGGTGCCCGACGTGTCCGCCCTCTCGCGCGCGGTGTTCGCCAACACGGCGGTCGATCGCATCGTGCCGAACCAGGCGCCGGATGCCGGACTCGACGTCACGGTGGAGGACTTCTTCGAGTGGGCGATCGAGTCGGGGCCGTTCGATGCGGCGGTGCCCGACATCCCCGACGCCCACTTCGTGCCCGACCTCGCGCCCTACATCGAGCGGAAGCTCTTCACCGTGAACACGGGCCACGCCACGCTGGCCTACGCGGCCTGGGTCGAAGGGGCGTCCACCCTCTCGGAGGCGCTGGCGGTGCCGTCGGTGTTCGCGGCGGTGAAGGGCGTGCTGCAGGAGACGAAGGCTCTGCTCGTGGCCAAGCACGAGTTCGACCCCGCGACGCAGGAGGCGTACCTCGAGAAGAACCTCATCCGCTTCGCCAACCCCTACCTGACCGACACCCCCGAGCGCGTCGGCCGGCAGCCGCTCCGGAAGCTCAGCCGCCACGAGCGGTTCATCGGCCCCGCGGCCGAGCTGGCGGAACGCGGCCTGCCGTTCACGGCGCTGCTCACGGCGGTCGCCGACGCCCTCCGCTTCGACCCGGCGTCCGACCCGCAGAGCGCCGAGCTCGCGACCCTGCTCGGGACGCTCTCGGCCGAGGAGTTCACGGCGCAGGTCACGGGCCTCGAGGAGTCCCACCCCCTCTTCCCCCACGTCGTCTCCACCGTCGCCGCCGTCCAGTCCGCCCGCTGA
- a CDS encoding PTS sugar transporter subunit IIA, translated as MANVLELSQIRLGGTATDRDGAIAEAAAILTEAGAVTPEYLDYMLQRENTVSTYMGNLLAIPHGTNEGKDTILESALSFVRYDEPIDWGGEEVRFVVGIAGKENGHLEILTKIAIVFSEEDDVAKLVAASTPEEVLDLLGDIND; from the coding sequence ATGGCGAACGTACTCGAGCTCTCGCAGATCCGGCTCGGTGGCACGGCCACCGACCGCGACGGCGCCATCGCCGAGGCGGCGGCCATCCTCACGGAGGCCGGAGCCGTCACCCCGGAGTACCTGGACTACATGCTCCAGCGCGAGAACACCGTGTCGACCTACATGGGGAACCTCCTCGCCATCCCGCACGGCACGAACGAGGGCAAGGACACGATCCTGGAGTCCGCGCTCTCGTTCGTGCGGTACGACGAGCCGATCGACTGGGGCGGCGAGGAGGTGCGCTTCGTCGTCGGCATCGCCGGCAAGGAGAACGGGCACCTCGAGATCCTCACCAAGATCGCGATCGTGTTCAGCGAGGAGGACGACGTGGCCAAGCTCGTCGCCGCCTCGACCCCCGAGGAGGTCCTCGACCTCCTCGGTGACATCAACGACTAG